From Antennarius striatus isolate MH-2024 chromosome 9, ASM4005453v1, whole genome shotgun sequence, one genomic window encodes:
- the LOC137601293 gene encoding nectin-2-like isoform X1, translating into MAKNDARMRDEFNMIGLLFLVASMLLQHGASGQRVKVEPEVVSFLHKTVNLRCAFSDPTGVSLTMVTWIYEPKDGDRINIAVFHPNFDPNYPDSPVKGRVSFTTIPPTLESPSIQITDVRLTDEGKYICEYATYPSGNEQGITYLVTLAKPQNSASIVTVDAGTQAVLVAKCESVDGRPPARISWVTTANGNATTVSNTNIDNTVTVSSEYRMVPTAKDNGKDISCIVDHRTLTKPESFPMKLAVQYAPQVTIVGYDNNWYVGRTNVILTCQATGNPVPLSVLWKTMSGEMPDTVQINGKELKVLKVDDAVNTTFVCEVKNRIGTGRDQVTAIVREPSVNSSNAGVVAGAVIGSLLALLLVAALIGVLVTRSRRQQQGYRANGGSDMKTRIFGGGKKASKNGTGGGAGGGGGGVGGSNNGPIYVYDSSSQQGLGEKNNHHQPLTMGGRPEIIATTPTAQDILLSNELDDAERRKFDELEEEERYDHFSGGAPILQLRPPHDQGDIIGDYLDDDMESQRDGSVISRTAVYV; encoded by the exons GAGCCTCGGGTCAGCGGGTGAAGGTGGAACCAGAGGTGGTGTCTTTCCTGCACAAGACGGTCAACCTGCGCTGCGCCTTCAGCGATCCCACTGGAGTTAGCCTCACAATG GTCACGTGGATCTACGAGCCAAAGGATGGAGATAGGATCAACATCGCCGTGTTTCATCCCAACTTTGACCCCAACTACCCGGACTCACCCGTGAAAGGCAGAGTCAGCTTCACCACTATCCCCCCAACTCTGGAgagtccatccatccagatAACAGATGTTAGGTTGACAGATGAAGGGAAGTACATCTGCGAGTATGCTACCTACCCTAGTGGCAACGAGCAAGGCATCACATACCTGGTCACACTGG ctaAGCCTCAGAACTCGGCCTCCATCGTGACAGTGGACGCGGGCACGCAGGCAGTTCTCGTGGCAAAGTGCGAGTCTGTTGATGGCCGTCCACCCGCTCGGATTAGCTGGGTTACCACAGCAAATGGCAATGCGACAACAGTGTCTAATACAAACATAGACAACACTGTGACCGTGAGCAGCGAGTACCGCATGGTTCCCACAGCTAAAGACAACGGGAAAGACATCAGCTGCATTGTGGATCACAGGACCCTCACCAAACCAGAGAGCTTCCCGATGAAGTTAGCTGTTCAAT ACGCCCCTCAGGTGACAATAGTAGGTTACGACAATAATTGGTACGTGGGTCGTACAAATGTGATACTCACCTGCCAGGCGACTGGAAACCCCGTCCCACTGTCTGTCCTTTGGAAGAC TATGTCAGGGGAGATGCCAGACACGGTGCAGATCAATGGAAAAGAGCTGAAGGTCCTTAAAGTGGACGATGCCGTCAACACCACTTTTGTCTGCGAGGTCAAGAACCGCATTGGGACTGGCAGGGACCAGGTGACGGCCATTGTAAGAG AGCCCTCAGTGAACTCATCCAATGCCGGTGTGGTGGCgggagctgtgattggctccctGCTGGCTCTCCTTTTGGTCGCCGCTCTCATCGGTGTGCTTGTCACCCGTAGCCGCAGGCAACAGCAGGGTTACCGTGCCAATGGAGGCAGCGACATGAAGACACGCATATTTGGTGGCGGCAAGAAGGCCAGTAAGAACGGCACAGGAGGAGGCgcgggcggcggcggcggcggcgtgggGGGTAGCAACAACGGCCCTATTTACGTTTACGATAGCTCATCCCAACAGGGTCTGGGAGAGAAAAACAACCACCACCAGCCACTCACTATGGGGGGCCGGCCTGAAATCATTGCCACTACACCCACCGCCCAAGATATCCTGCTAAGCAATGAATTGGATGATGCGGAAAGGAGGAAGtttgatgagctggaggaggaggagaggtacGACCACTTCAGCGGTGGAGCCCCCATCCTCCAGCTTCGCCCACCGCATGACCAGGGCGATATTATTGGTGATTACCTGGATGATGACATGGAGTCCCAGCGGGATGGTTCTGTCATCTCACGGACTGCTGTTTACGtatag